TGCGCCCACCACTGGGTGTTATCCTGATTGGCCACGACATGGGGCTCCGTCTCCGGCGCCAGCAGGCCCCGATGGGCCTGGACCTTGCCCAGGTCGATGCGGGGACCTGCCAGTGCGTCCGCTGGGACGAGGTAGATGTAGGCGGACGGTTGTGAGACCAGGCAAGGTGGGTTGTTGGCCACCCGATTGTTCTGGGTGCTCGTCCAGAGATCCTGGAGCGGCTGGCGCAGGTCTGGGCCCACCGGCTCCGGCGCGAGCAGGTCTTCCGCCGCGAGAGACGCGGCCGCCTGCCAGCCGGCGTGGAGCAGCCGGAAGATCTCGCGCTTGGCTGATGTCGCTTCCACCATCCCGTAACCGTCCAACTCCTCGATCGCGGCGAGCCACCGCGCCGAGGCGCGGGCGCTGCGATCGTCTCCGAGCAAGTCGACCCGCCCGGCCTTGATGGTCGCGCCGCCAAAGCTGCGATGGGTCAGGATCATGCCTTCGTCGGTGTCGGCGGCCGCCACCAGCAGCTTGACCGCTTCGTCGCTCAGGGTGATACGGCGCTTCCCGGTCGGCGGGACGGTGTCTTCTGGCGGGACGGGCGCCAGCTCGCCGGCGAGATGGGCGTTGTCTCGAAGGTTCAGTTCCAGGCCGCGACGGAACTGGTCGCGAAAGTCCTCGACGCTGTGGAACTCGGCCACCAGGCCCTTGGACATCGCCCAGGTCTCGAACTCCTTGAGCTTGGCGAACTGTTCCGGGACGAGGATATCGGGCCTGATGGGCGCGCGTGAGAAGTAGAGCATCGCCGGCTTGCCGGCCTTGATGTGTTCTTCGATCTCCTCGACCGTGCCGCTGGCCGCCACACCCGTGTCGCTGCCCAGGCGCGTCCAGAAGATCCCGACCAGCAAGTCGCAGTGGACCAGCAGCCGGTCGTTGATCATCTGCTGGGCGCGGCCCGCCAGCTCGGGGGCCGAGTGGGTCTCCCAGCCCACCGGCACGAGCATCGCTTTTCGGGTGCGTCCATGCAGGACGTTCCAGTCGTTGAGGACCTCGCGGATCACCTGCCGTTCGGCGATCACATCGCCCGGCGAGGCGATCATGACTTCCAAGACCTTGGCCGCGTAAGCCATCTAACTTACCTTGCCACGGCGCGCTTCGATCCGATCGTCGTCCGCTCGAAGCCGCGCATCGCTGCCGCCCATGAAATCAAGAGCGATGAAAGTTTCGACGATGCGCGCCACGGGCGTCGTCAAAGCCAGGCGCCGGATCGTCTCGTCGGCGAGGGTGGTCAGTTCTGCGGTCAAGGTGCGGGTCCACTTTAAAGGCGTTTGCCGTCGAACCAGGAGCGCCTTGGACAGCTTCGACTTCCAGCGATCGCGATGGCTCAGCTCGTCGCCCCAGCGCGCGAGATCGCACAGGCCGGCTATTAGGACCGTCTTCACGCCATCCGGCAGCCAGTCGCTATCGTCCGAGCAGAGCCAGATGACGTAGTCGAGCTCGTTGAGGATCCTAGCGTTCAGCTCGTATCCGCGGCCCCACGTCCAGGCGTTAGCGATGTCGGCCGGTGTGTGATTTCCAAACGACGGATGCCGCAAGGCCAATGATCTCGCGCAGAGGGCGTAGGGTCGCCGACTGTCGGGGTCAGAGGCTTTTTCCACAATCGACTTCGCCAACAGATCGTCGAATGCGCCCGCAAATTCTCCGGAGAACTGCGGGATCAGCAACTGCGGCAAGTAGTTGGCGAGCCGCTCCGGGTGACGATAGCTGATTTCGACGAGCGCGGGGCGCTCGTGGAGAAACTCCATGACCCGGTCGGGGTGGGTGACCTGGCAGATCTCACGCTGCTCGGCGTCGTGTTGCCAGTCGTTCTGCATGGCCGTCCAGGCTATGCGCAGTCCCCTTACAGGTGTCCCGGACGACGTTTCGGTCGGAAGGGGAAACAACAACGGCCGCAGCCACTGCGGTTCTTCGATCCATTCCTGCATCTCGACCATGTCGAGCCACCACTCGTCTGACAGGGGCGGAAGCTCCCAACCAAATCTCAGGAGCTCATCACGCGCGACGAGCAGCGGGCTGCCCTCGGGGCGAATCCTGCGGACAAGCTCTCGCGCCAAGGCTTCGATTCCCTGGCTCGACATGGCCGCTCGGATGTCCGCCAAGGGTGGCGAAAAGCCCAGCACCTCGCCGTAACTGACACCGTGCCAGACCGGCAGGGTGATTTTTCCGTCCTCGCCCATTTCCCGGGCGACCAGCCCCCTGAGCTCGCGCTTGGTCCATCGCTTTTGGAAGAAGGCTTGGCTCAGGACCACGATTCCGAAGCGAGATCCCGCCAGTCCGCGATCGATTGCCTCGCTGAGGCTGTCGCCCACCTGAAGGCTGAACTCGTCATACCAGACGTCCAGGTCGGAATCGCGGAGCGCCTCGGCCAAAGGCCGCACGAGGTCGTCCTTATCCTCACTGGCATGGCAGATGAAAACGTCGTGCTGCATCGGTGCAGCTTGGCGCGAAAAGCTGGCCACCGCCACCGTTGGTCGTTGAGGACGCCTCGGTGCAAACCGCCGTCGCTCAGCCGACGAACTTGACGGGGATCCTGGGCAAGCATCAGCACCCACCTTGGGGTGGTGATTGGGCAGACCAGATACTGGCCGAGCGCGCGGCTATTCCGGCTTTTGCCATCGCGGCTCAACCTGGCCGAACTCGAAGCGAGCAGACCGTGACTTGTCGTAGGCGTCGCGTGTCCGTTTGCCGACGCCGACCTTCGCCTCATCGGCAGGAACGCGCCCATCGTACATCCCGAGGACGCGGCAGAACGGGTCGCTAAACGTGTTGTAGGCCTCCCGAAAAGCCGGTTGCTCTTCTTGGCCTTCCTCCATTGGCGCGCGTGGGCCCCGGCCGACGCAGATCATAATGTCCGAGCCGACGGCGATGTCCATGAACCCCAGACGGCCCACCATCAGCGACATTAGACTGCACAGGCCATCTTCCACCATGGGGTCGAAGAGATAGACCTGCTCGGCGAAGTCGGGAGGGCCAACTGCCAAAAGAACCTGGCAACCAGAGACCATGGCAAGTTCTGCGCAGCGCTGTCGTTCCTCGTCTGTGGGCTCTGTACCCTTGATTTCGAGCCACACATCACGTCGATCGACCCAAGCGGGGAGCTTGAAATCCCTGAGCCGAAAGTCCGGCAGGTATGGGCCTGACGTTAAGAGCAGGCCCTCGGGCTCGTAGTCGAACTGGACACCCAGTGCTTCGAGGAAGACGGCCCACAGCGCCTCGGTGCGCGAGCGGAACCGATAGCCTTTCCAGATTGTCTCGATCGCCTTCAAGTGGCCCTCCCCTGTCCAACGCCGCATAGTTCAATGTGACGTTGGGCTTGGCCAGGCGAGAAACGATATGATTGCGACAGAATGGGTCGCACACTACGCGCAATCGTCTGGCGCGGCGGTCCGACGCAGCGCAGGATTTGTTCGTGGCGCGTCTGAATCACGATCACAGCCCTTGGCGGCGGGGAACAGTTCGGCTGGCCTTCGGCCAGACGGCCGAGGGCCGCATCGTCTCGATCCGCGACGTGGTCAGCGGGCGCGCCTGCGGTTGTTTCTGTCCGGCCTGCGAGGAGCCGCTGATCGCCCGCAAGTCTGGCGGGCGGCCAAGGTCGCGGGCGGATCACTTCGCCCATGCGCGGGATGGCGCCTGCGTCGGCGCTCTGGAGACCGCCCTCCACAAGCTGGCCAAGCAGATCCTCACCGATGCGCTGGGCGTGACCTTGCCGGCCATCGCCGCCGAGCACGAGGGGGTGCGCCGTCAGAGCCACGGCGCCAAGCATCAGGTGTTCGAGTCCGGGGCGGCGGAAGTGGCCCTTCCCGGGGTCGTCGCCGACGTCGTCCTGCGCCGGGGCGAGCGCGCGCTGATCGTCGAGATCCTGGTCACCCATGCCTCCGACGCCGAGAAGATCGCCAGGATCCGTGGCCTGGAAACCTCGGCCATCGAGATCGATCTTTCGAAGCTGTCGCGCCGCGCCGATCCCGAGACCGTGTCCGAGGCGGTGTTGGTCAGCGCGCCGCGCAAGTGGCTATTCAACCCCGCCCAGGATGCGGT
Above is a window of Caulobacter henricii DNA encoding:
- a CDS encoding toll/interleukin-1 receptor domain-containing protein, with the protein product MQHDVFICHASEDKDDLVRPLAEALRDSDLDVWYDEFSLQVGDSLSEAIDRGLAGSRFGIVVLSQAFFQKRWTKRELRGLVAREMGEDGKITLPVWHGVSYGEVLGFSPPLADIRAAMSSQGIEALARELVRRIRPEGSPLLVARDELLRFGWELPPLSDEWWLDMVEMQEWIEEPQWLRPLLFPLPTETSSGTPVRGLRIAWTAMQNDWQHDAEQREICQVTHPDRVMEFLHERPALVEISYRHPERLANYLPQLLIPQFSGEFAGAFDDLLAKSIVEKASDPDSRRPYALCARSLALRHPSFGNHTPADIANAWTWGRGYELNARILNELDYVIWLCSDDSDWLPDGVKTVLIAGLCDLARWGDELSHRDRWKSKLSKALLVRRQTPLKWTRTLTAELTTLADETIRRLALTTPVARIVETFIALDFMGGSDARLRADDDRIEARRGKVS